The Oreochromis niloticus isolate F11D_XX linkage group LG13, O_niloticus_UMD_NMBU, whole genome shotgun sequence genome has a window encoding:
- the LOC109204760 gene encoding proteinase-activated receptor 2-like has protein sequence MNSPTQNSTTSSCNDADYDYSDPYSNCTDPKDFCWYFEDNISILTWIIVCVSLPLTPLAIFFLCKQVRKDHIGQIYLINLHISDLVQLFCMVVHMSGVEDFLTWRIFVRCVYPSGLMASVGFMVCVSMERYLVVAHPVWYQQRRTIKVTVVVCVSVWILSVFVGLLNNDYLGAFLIIPLPLLFFFLIRTIKAVSATSVPSDEKQKIVAVLVVVVLIYILVFVPRTIFEILLLTDTNWQTLYFVYDTTCSLVQLNPLIDLIMYFFINKWVLNKLFSCLCCCKLDSNDLRTSVTTT, from the exons atgaATTCACCGACCCAAAATTCCACTACCAGCAGCTGCAATGATGCTGATTATGACTACAGCGATCCCTACAGCAACTGCACAGACCCTAAAGACTTCTGCTGGTATTTTGAGGACAACATTAGCATCTTGACATGGATAATTGTTTGTGTCAGCCTTCCTTTGACCCCACTGgccatcttttttctttgtaagcAG gtGCGAAAGGATCACATCGGTCAAATCTATCTCATCAACCTTCACATTTCTGACCTTGTTCAGCTCTTCTGTATGGTCGTTCACATGTCAGGTGTTGAGGACTTCCTCACATGGAGAATATTTGTTCGCTGTGTCTACCCTTCTGGTCTGATGGCAAGTGTTGGCTTCATGGTGTGTGTTTCCATGGAAAG GTATTTGGTTGTTGCCCATCCAGTGTGGTACCAACAGAGACGAACAATCAAGGTCACTGTGGTGGTCTGTGTCTCAGTCTGGatcctttctgtttttgttggcCTCTTAAATAACGACTATTTGGGTGCCTTCCTCATCATTCCCcttcctcttctctttttcttccttaTTAGAACTATTAAAGCCGTGTCTGCAACCAGTGTCCCCtctgatgaaaaacaaaaaattgtgGCAgttttggtggtggtggtgcttaTTTACAtattggtgtttgtgcccagaACCATTTTTGAAATACTGCTCCTGACAGATACAAATTGGCAGACATTGTACTTTGTGTATGACACTACCTGCAGTTTAGTTCAGCTGAATCCCCTTATAGACTTGATTATGTACTTTTTCATTAACAAATGGGTGTTAAACAAGCTTTTTAGTTGTCTGTGTTGTTGCAAATTGGACAGCAATGATCTCAGAACTTCAGTGACAACAACATGA